CCTTCCGTAATAACGGCGGAAATCGCCGGCATTAATCTTATCATTATAATACAGGAACTTCACATCAGCAAAATCATCTTGCGCCATGTCGATTTGAAATAAACGGACATCCTTCACCTCACGCCGGCGGACTTATTTGCATTCGTTGTTGCTTAGGTATTTTGACCGTGGATTAATATGTTATAAAATGGATAATATCATCAGCTATATAAATATGTTGTGACAGGGAGGGTATTTGCATGAAGATTTTGCTTGCGGTGGATTTCAGTCAGATCGGGCGCGAGGTGGCGTTCCGGGGGTATCATTACGCGCAGCAGCTGGGCGCGGAGGTGACGTTCCTCCATGTCGTCTCCGCTATTTCAAACTTCGTTGAGAGCTACAACCTGCACTTTTTCATCACGCCGGAGGCGCGCAGCACCGAGGCGAAGGTGAAAGAGGCGGCGCGCGTTCAGCTGAAGCACCTGATAGACGACGTGCGCGGTCATTACAGCGACATGCCCGAACCGCGCTGGGACGAGCGCGTCGAAGTGGCGGGAAGCCCCGGCTCTGAGATAATCCGCATAT
This DNA window, taken from Cloacibacillus sp., encodes the following:
- a CDS encoding universal stress protein, yielding MKILLAVDFSQIGREVAFRGYHYAQQLGAEVTFLHVVSAISNFVESYNLHFFITPEARSTEAKVKEAARVQLKHLIDDVRGHYSDMPEPRWDERVEVAGSPGSEIIRISEAEHYDVIIIGNKGYSTVERVLLGSTALKVINSAKCSVWLYRHTDYVTHEAPADEPLSEKIWDNKDPLPSI